From the genome of Nicotiana tabacum cultivar K326 chromosome 17, ASM71507v2, whole genome shotgun sequence:
atatatatttactatTGCATCAAGTATTTGcctcttatatttatattcttaaaagttttttttttctatattattCTAAGGAAGCTATTTTAAACATTTTTCGAATACACATGCAAACAAACAGAAAAGGGCttgctttaattttttttttatgtatgtTGAACATTTTTAGTTACGTCACGTTCTATGATTTATTATGTAGAATATGACTTAATCTTATTTCACTTTATTAAATCTATAAATCATATTTAGCTAAGATTAAACTTTCATATTTGTTAAATTCATCTCAAAAGAAATATATGTTGAATTTTACAAGTGATGGCAAATAAGCAAAACACtataaaatatacatttcacgaGGAAAAATCATGGCGTCTTCCGTGAACCATCTCAGTATTTTAGTAGTTGTTTTGTTATAATTATtagtataaatatttattataaaaaatacttcctaagctcatatatatatatatatatatatatatatatatatatatatatatatatatatatatatatatatatatatatatatatatatatatatatatatatatatatatatatatatatatatatatatatatatatatatatatatatatatatatatatatatatatatatatatatatatatatgtgtgtgtgtgtgtgtgtgtgtgtgtgtgtgtgtgtgtgtgtgtactaAGTAATTACACTCGTCCAACCAAACATGACATTGAGAATTACATTGTAATTACGTTTTGGCAAACAAACATGTCATTGTAATTACTATATTGTGTAATTACAAGAATGTATAATTACTACCCTAGTAATTACAATGTGTAATTGCACATGACTTTCCAAATAGACCCTAAATGGGGTTGACAAGAGAAGATATTGTGGAAATAACATAAGGTAGCCATTCTAAAAGACTGCTATTTAAGAATTAGCCAGTACATCTTGAATTTCAATTTTTCAGGACAAAAGTGTCCCGAATTATCCTGAAATTAAGACTTTttgtttaaaatttcaggacaaaataagtactgGCTAATATCTAAATAATATCCGTAAGAGTGGCTATCTGTGCACTTGCTCCAAAGATATTCGTTGACAAATTGGGCTGACTTCACAGTCCGGTCCAATAATTTGAAGCTGGGAGGCCCAATAGGGCTTTCTGTATTTCGGCGCGAAAACAAAACGTTCCCGCCATTTATGTCATCATCATCTTCAACCTTATTTTCAGATCTCAAAGCGAGTCAATTTCAGCTTACAGggcacacacacacaaaaaaaaatgtcGGAGGAGCAGCCAGCAGTCGAAGGAAGGCGCTCGAGCAGGAAAACGAGCGGTGGTAAAAGAGCAGAGGCGCTCGAGCGGATCAAAGCTCTCAGAAGCGGTGGTCGTCGGTCCACTGAAAACGGCGGTTTACAGGTCAAAATAGAAGAACCGATTTACGATGTAGTTGAGGACGACGAGTATAATGACATAGTTGCTAAGCGCCGTGAAGCGGCTCGGGGATTTATCGTTGATGATAACGGTTTAGGGTACGGAGATGAAGGCCAGGAAGAGGATTGGTCAGTTGCCGGCGTTTTATCTTCCGACGGATCAGACGGAGAGAATGAGAAGCCGAAGAATAAGAGGAAGGCATCGGAGAAGAAGCAGCAAATTACTAAAAAGCCATCGGCAGCTCTTTCAGCTGCTGCGGCATTGATGGGTAAGCAAAGAATTTCTAGTTTGTTTACCTCTTCAGTGTTTAAGAGAGACGAAAAGGCGAGGAATTTGTCATGTGATAGCATCGTAGATGATGTTATAGCTGAATTCGCTCCTGATGAGGCTGATAGAGAGCGAAGGCGAAGGGTAAATTCTAACTCTAAATCATTGCAGGCTTCGAGGAGTTCAATTGTTAATTCCAACTCCTTGAATGTCAAAATTGAGAAGCCTGTAGTAGAAAATGTCGATTTCATGGTTAAGCAGGAAGTTAAGAGTGTTACTGTTCAAAATGATGAGACTATATCAGATTTAGCTAAAGATATTCGAGATAGTGAGGTTTTAGATGGTGAATTGGAGCGGGAGAAAGTGGTAGAATCAGGTGATTTGGTTAATGAAACTGTAGTAAATTGTGCTGAAGTGAAGTCGGAGCCGTTGGTGGAAGAGAAGGTGTTTGCACTCAATGCGAAAATTAAAGAGGTAAAGGATTCAGGCTTGAGTGCTACGGCTGGATGGCAGGCTGTAAGGAATGCGGGTAGTGGAGTTTCAAACTGCAATGATTCGGGGGCAAAACTTGTGGACACAGAAGAGAAAACAGATTTTGAGTTGGATTCTGATGGATCATTGCCTTTCTTCATACTTGATGCCCACGAGGAGCTGTATGGTGCAAATGCTGGCAATCTTTATCTCTTTGGGAAGGTACTTCCAAAACCTTTTGTTTATTTACTCTTTCTTTATACTGATTTAAATATGCTTGATTCTACCTGAAGATTATACCACTATACAGCCAACTGTTGCTTAGAGGACTTTATTCAGTATTGGGACTTAGGAAGTTTGTATGATCAATCTGAAAGTGACAATTGAACAGTATAGCATATATTTTGATAGCTGACAGATGAAATCTGTTATTTGAGCTTAGGTGAAAGCTGGACGTACATACCATAGCTGCTGTATCGTTGTGAAGAACATGCAACGATGTGTTTATGCGATTCCAGATGGTTCTGTATTTTGTACTGACACAATCTCAAATCTCTCTAGAGATGTAGAAGAGTCTCGAATCTCTCCCTCTGACTTCCGCAGTCAGTTGCACGTAATATCTTGAAATGCCTTCTCCTTTCATGTACTTGTATGTTTTCTACATATTGCTCATTTACTCACCCTTCCCCTCTCATATTTGCCTCCAGGAGATGGCATCAGGATTGAAGGCTGAATGTAGAAATAAGCTACTAGAACAtaacatttcaagttttagcatggCACCAGTGAAGGTTTGAAGCGTAATTACTTGCAAATTTGTTCTGTAAATTGTAACTGCAACTTGCAAtattcttgttttttttctttctcttccttTTTGTTATTCATTGCGTTCTTCTGCTACATTTGCAGAGAAATTATGCATTTGAACGATCTGATGTACCTCGTGGGGAGAATTTTGTCCTTAAGATGAACTATCCATTCAAGGTACATTTGTCATTTCTGTATGTTTTACTTAGTAGTTAGAATATTTAATAACTTACTCTAGCCAAAACATTATGGATTCTCTAATTCCAATTCAAACAATCTTCCAGATTTCCTCTGTTAAGTTACATTTTGGTGTCATGTCTTCGAGTTACCTGTTTTGAATTTTGTCATGACATGCCTTCCAGGATCCACCACTTCCATCAGATCTCAAGGGAGAAAAATTTAGTGCTTTGCTTGGTACTAATTCCAGGTATGTTTCGGAGGACTTTCAAGTTTACAAGCAATGCATTCACGGTTTTCTAACGTGTATGATATCTGTCTTTACGAAGAGCTTCAATTGCAAAAAGTGATTACTTGTTCTATCAATTCAACTGGGTGCTGCATTCTTTAGTAGAAAGTATTAATTGAAAGAGTTTAAGACCAATATTATTTTTTACATTTTGCCTTAATTTCTCTATGGAGTGTGGTGTGGCTCCAGCTGTGCATCCATCAGTTATACATAAAGACCTCACACCCCTCTCTCTGTGGGCGTGCATCAATATTTGGATATTTCCTTGTTCACTTCTGCTTTCTTTGAATCTCTTGAGTATATGTGATGTGATCCAACCAGCATTTACTATTTGCAGTGCAATGGAGCTGTTCCTGATCAAGAGGAAAATAAAAGGACCCTCATGGCTATCAATTTTGAAGTTCTCTGGTTGTCCTATTCCTCGACGTGTAAGGCCATCAAAGCAGTTTTAAATCCCCTGATTTGTCTTCAGGTGGTTCACCTGGTCTATACTTCTGAACTTCTTTTTGATCTGCACAGGTGAGCTGGTGTAAATTTGAGGTCATTGTAGATACTCCAAAGGACATTCAAGTCTCCACGTCCTCTAAGAATGTCGCTGAGATTCCTCCAGTGGTTGTTACATCAATAAATCTGAAAACTATCATCAacgagaagcaaaacacaaatgAAATTGTCTCTGCATCAGTCATTTGCTGTCAGAATGCGAAGGTAAAGTCCATGAGGCTAATAACTTTTACCAATCACGGTCTGATCAAAGACATTTGCTTTTAGGATTTCAGAAGgcaaatttttcttcttttttatagtAAAAGGAATTATTGGACCTTCTGATGGTATTGAACTCATGCCATGCATTTAAAAATGTAAATGGACCTCAACCATGTTTAATACCTGAGTTGCCATCTGTAATTTCTTTAGTGCATCACGTCTGGAAATTTAGTCTCTACATGAATATGAGTTATGAAGTAATTATAGTAAAACAGGTCGAGGGAAACGAGATTTAGGTTGCGGAGTATCTTTCAGCTCACATAGGGTCTTTTTCCTAGGGGTAGTTAAATCTTTGCAGTTTACTGGGGATTTTTTGGCTTGGTCAATCTTGTATGACGCATATGATGGTAAAATAGGGAGCCCTGCATCATTTACTTGTATGATGATCAGAGTGAAACTGTACTTTTATCATAATCACACACATGAGTTGCATTCTGATGTATTAGGGTGTGCTATCTTCTTTCACACCCAGATAATCAACTCGCAACACACATGAACATATTCATGAGGTAATTTTGAATTGCACTTCTGAAATTAATATCCTTGCTCGGTGATCAGTAAAATAAGAATGTTAGAGCGGGTACTAGGCCAAGGAAAAAAGACACTTTTAGTTTGCTTGATGTGGAAACTGCTTGACAAGAATTTCCTTGAAGTTTCACTAAAGAGAGCATATGTTGATTTTGCAGATTGATGCCCCCATGTTAACATCTGAATGGACAAAGCCAGGGATGCTTTCTCATTTTACTGTTGTGCGTAAGCTTGAGGGAGGCATATTTCCTATGGGATTTACAAAGGAAGCAGCAGAGAGAAATGCAAAAGCTGGATCAAATGTTATTAGTTCCGAGAGCAGGCAAGTTCATTGGGTAATCATGTTATTGTCTATACCTTTATCTGTTTCTCCCTTGAGTTACTTAAGTGTTGCTTTCTCTCTTTGAATACCAGTGAAAGAGCACTATTGAACCGGTTGATGATCGAGTTGCATAAACTGGACAGTGACGTGCTTATTGGCCATAATATATCTGGCTTTGACTTGGATGTTCTTCTTCACAGAGTTCAGGTTTGTATATATTTAATTGGCTCCACCTTTCATAGTAGTAATTTCTcaaaaattatagaagacatgaTTCAGCAGAATCTTCTGTTTCTATTTTGAATCTTAATAAAGGTATTGAAATTTTCAGATTAATGCTTAGCTTTAAATGCTATGAATTTGCAGTATTCTTGGAATAAGAAATTAAAGGTTTTCAGTAGTTCTTGATTATGAGAATCAAACATATAGGATATAGCTGCCTGCTTATTGTTGCTTGGCTGCTATATATTATTTGATTTTCTGCAGGCCTGCAAAGTCCCAAGCAGTATGTGGTCAAAAATAGGCCGCCTTAAGCGTTCTGTCATGCCAAAACTTACCAAGGGCAATACAATTTTTGGCTCAGGAGCAAGTCCAGGGATCATGTCTTGTATTGCTGGGCGTCTCTTATGTGATACCTATTTATCTTCTCGTGAATTATTAAAAGAGGTAGAATTCCGATTTGTTAAGCTATATTTGGGATAACTGCCTATAACTTTTTGACTCACGTAACTTTTGGTTTAACTATATCCAATTTCAGGTTAGTTATTCATTGACACAACTCGCAAAGACTCAACTGAACAAGGATAGGAAGGAGATTTCTCCACACGATGTGCCTCAAATGTTTCAGGCTGCTGATTCACTTGTGGAACTTGTAGGTTCTGATTCTGGTTTATCAACTTTTCGAATCCTATTGCTCTCATTTTTATTAGCATAGAGAGAGTTATCTGTTGTTTAGGTTTTAGTATGGGATTTTCTGTCAACAATAAGAGAAGTATTAACCCATGGCATAACAGATTGGCGTGCTGCATTGTGCCATTTATTGTCTTGCTGAACGAAGTTTAGAATCCATTGTACCACTCCATAACCAACTAAAATTACTGCTGATGGACTTTTAACTGCTAGAAACAAAATAATAATGAAGTTCACTTGTAGAAGAAATATAACATAAGCACGCCTTTATGCAGTTTACATACCTGAATAAACTAGAAGTATGATCTTTTTGGCTTTTTGCTAATAGATTGTCATGGATCAGTTGCTTTGCAACTCTGGATTTTCTAATTCATTTCTAGTTAATCTTTAAGCCTGTGCCTTGTCTCGTCCTTCTGAAATGAAGTTGTTGACCTAATAATTTTCTCTAATACAGACACAGAACTGATATCCTTTTGGGCATTTGTGATCTGCGCAGATTGAATGCGGAGAAACTGATGCATGGTTATCAATGGAACTCATGTTTCATTTAAGTGTACTTCCCTTAACTCGTCAGTTGACCAATATCAGTGGTAATCTTTGGGGGAAAACTCTACAGGTGAATTGTTAAAAAACCTACTTCATGTTTATGAGACAACTTTGTGGATGTTATTGGGGTATAGTCATTGTTATCTTTTTATTTCAGGGTGCTAGGGCCCAAAGAGTAGAGTATCTCTTGTTGCATGCATTCCATGCCAAGAAGTTCATAGTGCCAGACAAATTTTCCTCTCATGCAAGAGAAGCTAAAATTACAAAACGAAAGTTGAACCACGGTGATGAGGGAAAAGAAACTGTCCCTGTTGATGCTGATGATCCGAATATTGAAAGTGGGATTCCAGATGTCCAACATGGGAAAACAAAAAAGGGGCCTTCCTATTCAGGTGGATTAGTTTTGGAGCCAAAAAGAGGTTTATATGATAAGTACATTCTGCTACTGGACTTCAACAGTCTATACCCTTCCATTATTCAGGTTAGTTATTTTTAATACATTTTTCTCATTCCCTCACTCATATTTACCCCTCATtcctcccccccctccccccgaaGGGGGAGCATTACCTGAACTTTTGCTACAATGTGAGCTACTAGGTTGGTTGGAAtgttcaattttttatttatttattgccaAGTGATATCGATTGCTCGAACAAACCCTTTTATCTGATATTGCAAGTTTTATACTTTAATTtcctctttatttcttttcctctgcaggaatacaatatttgtttcacAACAGTTGAAAGGTCTCTGGACGGATCAGTTCCTCGCTTACCGTCAAGTAAAAGGACGGGACTTCTACCAGAGGTAAGCACAGTCTATTGCATGTTTTCGTAACTCCCTGAGTAGAATTTGGAAGAAAGAGCAAATTTTCCAAATTGGCTTCAGAGAAATAATTAAACTAAACGATTTTGCATCTCCTGATCTTCTTTAATCATTAAGTGAATGCCTTGGATAATTGACCCCAAAAAAGTTAAGGGCTATCTGGTGCCTTAAGTTTTACTCTGAAGCACAATTTGACATACACGTACTCTGTGTACTGTGTATGCGAAATTTTGTTGGTTTTATTCAAAATACTGTTTCAATATTCCATCGCACTTTGAGCTGGTCTTTCTTCGGTTAAATCAAGACTTCTTTTAAGTCTATGGTTACTTGCAGATGGAAGTAATTATACAATTCCAGACAAAATTTGAAGGTGATACATACTCACGACTTTTTGCGGTGAATCTTGCAGTTGCTTAAGAATTTGGTCGAGAGGAGAAGAATGGTCAAGTCATGGTTAAAAACAGCATCTGGCCTCAAGGCCCAACAGTTTGACATACAGCAACAAGCTCTGAAGCTTACAGCAAACAGGTCTTAGCCTGTTTTTGTTATATACACACGCACTATTGTATATACTCGTGCTACTTGATGCATCATTATCATATTATTGGAGATATTTTTCCTGAGGTGATATATTTCACTGCAGTATGTATGGATGCTTAGGATTCTCCAATTCCAGATTCTATGCGAAGTCGTTAGCCGAGCTTATAACCTCACAAGTAGGAAGCTCTCTTTTCCTAAACTGTTGTATGTTTTATTTAAGCAGATTATGACTGCACGTCTGACATCTCTATTTTGTTTTGTAGGGAAGGGAAATTCTACAGAGTACTGTTGACCTAGTTCAGACTTCACTAAACCTGGAGGTTTTCTTCTTGTGCAATATGCTGTATTTGCTTATCCTGCTTACATGTCAAAATTGGTCCTTGAACCCATTGTTCTTCTATGAATCAGGTTATCTATGGTGACACAGATTCAATTATGATTTATAGTGGACTTGATGACATTGGAAAAGCCAAAGCAATAGCAGCCAAAGTTATTCAAGAGGTTAGTATTGGCTGCATACTTTCTTTCTTTTGGGATTAATTTTGTATGTCGGGTGActtcttaaagaaaaataaagaaacttGTATTTTCTACCTCGTGTACTGTGGAAGCCTACTTCTTGTCTCACTATCCTATGATAGCACTTGCACTTTTTTACCTTTCTTTTCTTTAACATTTTTCATTGCCTTATATTAGATATTTATTACCTAAGGATTTAAGATTGTATGTACTGATATATTTGTATGGAGACCTTGTCTAGTTGCAGTCTCACCATAGGGATATAATGTAGTAGTTATACTGACACCAGAACAATGAATTCATCTATATATTTGTGTTCATAGGGAGATCTATTAAGCCTTTGTGCTTTTATTCACAGTTGTTAGACTCATTATATCACATAAATCAACATCGCAAGAAAAGGCATCCAACCAACTTGAAAGCAGAAATGGAATCTGCACATAATTTTACTGGCCACAATGGCGTAAACTTAAACATTGTTCTAATTATTTTGTGCTCTACCATGAAATGATACGATATGCAAAAATGCATCCTCTCTTGTATGTTGAGAAGATAGATTCTTGGAAATTGATCTGCTAGGTTTAATTAACTTCTAAATCAACTAGAATTCATCACGTTAAGGTGCCTCCTCTTTTATAGGTTAACAAGAAATATAGGTGCTTAGAGATTGATCTTGATGGTCTGTACAAGAGAATGCTGCTtctcaagaaaaagaaatatgcaGCTGTAAAAGTGCAGTTTAAGGATGGAAGACCCTATGAGGTAGCTACTGCATGCTACTTAAAGTTGAAATCCTTTTGAACTTCTTTCAAATAATTCCTCATCTACTCCATGTTACTGACTCTTTGGTGTAGGTCATTGAGAAAAAAGGTCTTGATATGGTGCGTCGTGACTGGAGTTTGCTGTCAAAGGAATTGGGAGATTTTTGCCTGAGCCAAATACTGTCCGGCGGGTACATTTTGTTGTGAACTTATTTCTTTCTCCTATTCATATCCTCATATATGTGATTTGCTCAGTACTGAATGGTTTACGTGTCTTTAATGGTTGCAGGTCCTGTGAAGATGTTGTTGAATCAATACATAATGCACTTATGAAGGTAACATTCTCAATGATATGGAAAATCATAAACCAGGAGCTGAATGGCTCCTCAAGTTTTCATCGTGAgcactgtttagtttatattataGGTTATTACTTTAGAATTGATACTATTTCTAGGAACGGCTCTGAGCTTGTGGCTTCTCTTTAGGGAGTTCCACCTTTATAAAGTAGGTTCCCCCTCCCCTTTTTGCCTCAATCATTGAGCGGCTAATGCTTTCTACCATACATCCTCTGTGCATCTCAACTATTTTCTTGCTAGTGCATTGTTCCAAAATTTGATGCGCTGCCTGGAATCTTTATCTACAGCAAGTCTTCTTCATTCTAGTAGAGGGAAAATCCAACTGCTACTGTTAGCACCTGGAGAGGCAATCAACACAATCAACACAATTTAGCTACTGTGATTATCCTTGAATTTCTCTGTTCTACTGCAGGTACAAGAGGATATGAGGAATGGGCAAATTGAACTGGAAAAATACGTGATCACCAAATCGTTAACTAAACCACCTGAAGCCTATCCTGATGCTAAAAGTCAACCTCATGTTGAAGTAAGTACAAAAACTTTGATCAATTCATGTTCAGACTAAGGAACTGTATCACACTAATCATCTCATCTTTGCCTTTCTCTGATTTGTCACCATTTAGCTTAATTTCAAACTAAGATTTAACATTATCGTCCTCTACGTCTCCTGTAGGTAGCACTTAGGTTGAAGAAAAGTGGGTATGTCACTGGTTGCTCTGCTGGTGATACAGTACCATATGTCATCTGCTGTGAGCAGGTCTATTTCCTATTATTGGGGCAATGATTAAATTCTGCTTATTCTTTTCGCTTCTGTTGACTTAAAAATGCAGTTCTTTCACACATTTGCAGGGGAATGGTTCAAGTACCTCTGTGGGGATTGCTCAGCGGGCAAGACATCCAGATGAACTGAAAAGAGACAATGGAAACTGGATAGTTGACATTGATTATTACCTTGCACAACAGGTCTTTGCAGTCTACTTATATTGATCTTCAATTTTACTGGGTTAGTGTTGGTTTCTTATGCTGTGCATATTTCATCACTCCACCTAACTGTGAACCATTTTCAATGTCACAGATACATCCTGTGATATCTCGTCTATGTGCATCAATTCAGGGTACTAGCCCGACACGTCTGGCTGATTGCTTAGGACTAGATTCATCCAGGGTAGGCAACTTTTCAAAACTGATGTTATTTCAACATGGCATAGTCTTGACAAATAGCTTACTGATTTGGCTTTTTTGATCagttccaaaataaatcaagtgaAGCCGTCAATGATGATCCCTCAAACTTGCTTTTGTATGCAGCAGATGATGAAGAGAGGTATCAATTTCTTTCAGAGAAGTGTTCTAGCAATTTAATAAACTCTGATGCATGATCATGCATTTGTTTTTTGAGAGATACATCACAAAATGCTTTTGGGGGGTGTAAGCGGCATTTTTTCTCAATCATCTAAAGTGTTTCACTAGTTATAGTAAAATGAATTTTAGGCTTCATTTTAACTGAAAGGAAAAAAACAAGTTtagttttccttttatctttagTACAGGTTGAAGATTTTTTCCATTCATTTACTTTAATTCATACTAGTTATTGCTTTATCGTATCAGTTTCCTTTCACACTTTTTTTCCTGCTTCACCTCTCTCCCCCCCAGAGTCTCACTAAGTTGAGTGTACATTTTAAAATGCTATCTTTGTGCTATATGAACATTCAAGAAAGAAACATAATTTTCTTCGgacaatcctaaatgcagatATCGGGGTTGTGAGCCTTTGACTTTGACATGCCCCAGCTGCTCCGGCTCTTTTGAGTGCACACCTATATTTAGTTCTATATGTTCATCAATTAGTCAAAAGCCAGCAGACCTTCAAGTAGGAGGGGCTCCCAGCAAGTTCTGGGAAAGATTTAGCTGTCCCAAATGCCCAGAGGAGAGTGAGGGGAATATATCACGGGCGTTGATAGCAAACCAGGTACTGTCTTGAGTTTCAACTGTTCCGTACTGTCCAAATTGTTTTAAACATATAATCATGGAAAAGTCCCTTAGTGCCTTCTATTTTTCTTCCCAACTGATATGATTTCTTTCTCGCTATGAGTATAGATGGCAATGAAGTGCTAAGACGATCTCATCTCTAGATTCTCTCATTCGAAACGTTTAGTTCTGTGGTTCTCTCTTGGTGTCATGTTAACTTTCCCTTGATTCCTTACTTGGTATCAGTCTCATTTTCTTGCATTATCTACCTTTCATTTCCGTGATTTCCTCTCTTCTTTTGGCAATCAGTCATCTTTTTTAAGTTGTATCAGTGCATTGAAAAAATGTCACTTGAAGGATAtttttgctttgttttatttGCTTGTTCTTTtgactgaaaaagaaaagaaattctatgttgatttacatatatatacgctATATAACTAGTGACAGGCCGATTGATACATCTATGCTGTAGACTGATGTTGTAATGCCATCCTTGACAGGTTAAAAGGCAAGTAGAAGGCTTTATCTCAACATACTATGAAGGAGTGATGATGGTATGTGCTTTTATATTTTACACCTATTGCTCTGACGAGCTTGCTAGACATCAATAGTCTAATTAGACCATTTTATTCTTTTCAGTGCGATGACGAAACTTGCAACTACACAACTCGTAGCCTGAACCTGCGAGCAATTGGGGACTCAGAGAGGGGAACTGTTTGTCCAAATTATCCCCGTTGTAACGGGCATTTACTAAGACAGGTTTACTTTCTGATATATAGCTTGCTTCCTCTGTTTAGTTAACCTGCAGTATTGTTTTAGCTGGTTCCTGATAAATTTTTTGTACAATGCACCCTGGCAGTATACGGAAGCAGATCTTTACAGACAGCTTGCTTATTTCTGCTACGTCTTAGACACTGTTCGCTGCATAGATAAGGTTGTCTCTAGCCCAGTATGTGAATTCATCAAAATGGTATTTCGTTTTTTGTTTTTCCCCCTCCGGTGAATAAGTTGCTAATCTCGAAATGGTCTTTTGAGTGGCAGGTAGAGAGTAACATGAGAATACAAGTAGAGAAGGAGCTTGCTAGGATACGACCCGCGGTTGAAGCAGCAGCATCAACCGTACAGAAGTTCCGGGATAGATGTGCCTTCGGGTGGGTGCAGCTTAAGGATTTGATTGTCTCATTCTAGCAAGTCTAATACTACCATTATTGTGATGTCTCGTGtaaataataagaaaaatgtTTAGTTGGCATCGGAACTAGCAGAGCAATTTCAGAATGAAGCCTTATTATTTTTCATTAAGAAAATCAACTGAAACCTTTCGCAGTCACTGAATTTAGCCACACTTATCTTAATCATAACAATATTTTGTGCCCATAGATTACATATTCCGTTTTATCCCCTCGTCTTTGAGAAAGGATTTCATTGAGGCAACGAACTGGCAGAAAGAAGCAAGCGGAAGAAAAACAACCGCACTTTTATTGACTTTTACAAATTTCCAAGAAATCTTATACATTTGACTCGTAACAGCATCAGAAACAAAAAGAAGCAAAAGTACTTTCCTTCGGTTGGTTTCATTATGTAAAATTTTAGACTACATGAGAAAAAAGATACACATTGCGGAAAACCTAGAAAGACTCTTTTCAACCAACGGAT
Proteins encoded in this window:
- the LOC107822467 gene encoding DNA polymerase alpha catalytic subunit-like; the protein is MSEEQPAVEGRRSSRKTSGGKRAEALERIKALRSGGRRSTENGGLQVKIEEPIYDVVEDDEYNDIVAKRREAARGFIVDDNGLGYGDEGQEEDWSVAGVLSSDGSDGENEKPKNKRKASEKKQQITKKPSAALSAAAALMGKQRISSLFTSSVFKRDEKARNLSCDSIVDDVIAEFAPDEADRERRRRVNSNSKSLQASRSSIVNSNSLNVKIEKPVVENVDFMVKQEVKSVTVQNDETISDLAKDIRDSEVLDGELEREKVVESGDLVNETVVNCAEVKSEPLVEEKVFALNAKIKEVKDSGLSATAGWQAVRNAGSGVSNCNDSGAKLVDTEEKTDFELDSDGSLPFFILDAHEELYGANAGNLYLFGKVKAGRTYHSCCIVVKNMQRCVYAIPDGSVFCTDTISNLSRDVEESRISPSDFRSQLHEMASGLKAECRNKLLEHNISSFSMAPVKRNYAFERSDVPRGENFVLKMNYPFKDPPLPSDLKGEKFSALLGTNSSAMELFLIKRKIKGPSWLSILKFSGCPIPRRVSWCKFEVIVDTPKDIQVSTSSKNVAEIPPVVVTSINLKTIINEKQNTNEIVSASVICCQNAKIDAPMLTSEWTKPGMLSHFTVVRKLEGGIFPMGFTKEAAERNAKAGSNVISSESSERALLNRLMIELHKLDSDVLIGHNISGFDLDVLLHRVQACKVPSSMWSKIGRLKRSVMPKLTKGNTIFGSGASPGIMSCIAGRLLCDTYLSSRELLKEVSYSLTQLAKTQLNKDRKEISPHDVPQMFQAADSLVELIECGETDAWLSMELMFHLSVLPLTRQLTNISGNLWGKTLQGARAQRVEYLLLHAFHAKKFIVPDKFSSHAREAKITKRKLNHGDEGKETVPVDADDPNIESGIPDVQHGKTKKGPSYSGGLVLEPKRGLYDKYILLLDFNSLYPSIIQEYNICFTTVERSLDGSVPRLPSSKRTGLLPELLKNLVERRRMVKSWLKTASGLKAQQFDIQQQALKLTANSMYGCLGFSNSRFYAKSLAELITSQGREILQSTVDLVQTSLNLEVIYGDTDSIMIYSGLDDIGKAKAIAAKVIQEVNKKYRCLEIDLDGLYKRMLLLKKKKYAAVKVQFKDGRPYEVIEKKGLDMVRRDWSLLSKELGDFCLSQILSGGSCEDVVESIHNALMKVQEDMRNGQIELEKYVITKSLTKPPEAYPDAKSQPHVEVALRLKKSGYVTGCSAGDTVPYVICCEQGNGSSTSVGIAQRARHPDELKRDNGNWIVDIDYYLAQQIHPVISRLCASIQGTSPTRLADCLGLDSSRFQNKSSEAVNDDPSNLLLYAADDEERYRGCEPLTLTCPSCSGSFECTPIFSSICSSISQKPADLQVGGAPSKFWERFSCPKCPEESEGNISRALIANQVKRQVEGFISTYYEGVMMCDDETCNYTTRSLNLRAIGDSERGTVCPNYPRCNGHLLRQYTEADLYRQLAYFCYVLDTVRCIDKVESNMRIQVEKELARIRPAVEAAASTVQKFRDRCAFGWVQLKDLIVSF